AAGAAGTTTATCTACATACTTTGAACAGCAGTGACGGGGGCCATGGGCCTGCCCACTGGAATCTGCTGCATCTTGACCATGTCCTGGTGGCGTTCCTGCTCCAACAGCATGGCGGCCTGAGAGGACAAGTTCCAGAAAGATCACGCACAAGCTCCCCGGTGTGCCCTTCTCTCTTCGCCTTACCCGGTTTTGCTGCTCCAGGAGATCCTGGTCCTCCAGAACTCGAGAATCGTGCTCCTCCTGCTGCATGACCATTGCCGCTCTATGTTGAGCCATCTTCAGCTGCTCGTCCGGCGGCATCATGCCCATGGGCGCGTGCTGCAGCATTCCTCCCATCCCGGGAGGCATCTATAGGTATTTTGAGGAATCCCAGCGTGAATAAATTCGGtcagaaaatttaaaaaacaaaaaacaaaacctacCTGTCCGCTGTCATCATGAGGTTTCACCAACAGAATGCCCGTCTATGAAACGAAAGGCAGACACATTTACTATCTGATACGTACACAAATGCAGCTTCGTTTGAATTCACCTGGATCATATAAGTTTTCAGTCGGTCAATCAATTCTTCTCTTGGACCTACAGAGCAAAAAGAGGTTCATGTAAGCAAATCGACTTTTAGGGTAGTCCAATAGGTagactacaacccctagcaaaaagtaaagtaagtgcagggaaataaagaatctctccattctgaagaaaaaaaatatggaaccactccattttgagtagaaaatacagacaaacCCAGGCAATTTCCTTCCCTTAATTGgacccctgcctcagattagatctgctcgttagtcagcaaggagaggcaatcatggactgtgaatgactggatgaaggttactttcagtgatgagtcaagaattggacaaggtgatgctagaacttttgtttggtgccgttccagtgagatttacaaagacgaCTGCCTGAagataacatcaaaattcccctcagtccttgatgatatggggctgcatgtcagccaAAGGCACTGtgtttaaatcttcaataaatgcacaagtttacattgaaatttaagacagctttcttatccctttaattgaaaatatgtatagGGATGAATGAAATTTCCcaggatgacaatgcatcatgccacagagctaaaactgttaaagcattccttgaagAAAGActaatccagtcaatgtcatggcctgcaaatagcccagatctcaaccctattgaaaacctgtgggggaaattagggggggaaaaatggtccacaaaaaggctccgacctgcaaggatgatatgCCAACTACAATcaaagagttggcaccaaattgatgaagactacttatcaagtccatgcctcagagacttaaAGTGGTCATATAAGCCAGatgtggtgcaactaaatactagatatgtgttttgttatttgtttctcatgattccatatatttttccctcaaaaaggagtgattctatattcatttccctgcacttgctctatataagtaatatttactgaccaccataatgtttttatttattcgttTAGTTTCTGAATGCCAGGGAGTtggacttttgaactaattcattatttttcaagctctttatcagagtttgttctacataataaaatgtctgagtgctcgtccgagactggtgatttcatactttttgctaCGGGTAGTACATGACTGAAAACGACGTTTAGGCTAAGTTCAAACACAACAAACAGCTAATGAAGACACGAATCGGCTAATCGGACGGCAAACATGCTAACGTTAGCATAGCAATGAGCAGCGTTTCTTACCCATGACCGGTGCGCCCAGTTCGGCCAGCTTGGCCTGAAGCTCCGGGTGGCTCCAAGAATTCAAAGCCGCGATAGCAACCCCTAAATCGTTCTGATGGCCTTCGGCTCCCGGTGGCGCGTCGGAGGCCATGACGAACTTTCAAACGGATGCGACACAATGGACGTCGAACTGCACTTCAGCTAGTAGCGTGTGAGCTCGGCTACATAGGATCTTCAGCGCATGCGCGACAGTCGGCCATCTTTGATAGCAAGCTACGGCAAATCTAGCGAGGCAAAATATATTTATGCCGAATGCAAACATATGGCAAACAAAAATTGTGATACAGAATGTAATATTTTCTACAATACTGTATTGTCATTagcctgtttttgtttgtatatatgttttaatattttaaaaatgaatctttttttttgtcccaatTGTTTTCATACTTTGATTTGAAACAGGGGCGTCATTAGGTTTTAAAAAGACggggggcttagcccccaggagaTGCACAGGATGTGAAGTGAATATCGCGAACAAGAACAAAAGTTCACAGTTAACAAAAACTGATAATTGTCTCCAATTGCAGGTTACTCGATAGATGGATCAAAAGTATCAAAGAATGCCGTCTGATTTTAAGGGGTGGCAAATTGGCCTATCACGCTGTTGTGACTCAGATGCTGAAGCTCatctttttcaattgacatgactgcAAGACTGTCTTTTCTGACCCCTAGTTTAACGCAGCCATAAACATCATACTGAAGGAATCCAACCTTCTAGGCAGACCGCCGGAATTGCGCCAGTCGGACCACGTGActcgcgctggcgcagctccaactacccgggccggcgagaccccgacaatccggccagaagggctAAACTATGCGCGTGCACCTTAGTCTTAATCCTTTGtaatgactccattttgaaaggtttaaagaaaaaGTTGACAATTCATTTGggtcgacagcaatcaaacaGAAAGGCGAAACAGACTCAGGAAAGGAGGCAAACTCGTTACAAGGTCAtcatatcagaagtcaacaaaaggttcccaagaaagatgacaacacttaaaCATCGTCTTTTGAACGCCCTCGCGGggagggccgtgggcaggaataatggtgtgtttgggatcattgtccctttgcggattggacaggagggtaCAGGAGTTACCGTTGTCCGGGCaacaagggttgtggattttgccacctcagcgacaaaggggctcttggagtcttgtcagttgtgtcatcagttggatatcaggtGTTCTCTggcgttccttgtgttgggacagagcatcccaccatttgttctggactgtccaggagAACTGATTGAGAGACTGTGTCAGTTGCATAACACACACACTGGGCCTCAGtgacctatattctgcttgttttccttaaactatggtataagtgctatttattttatattgggtgtgttagagtaatacaaacagtaccACGAGAAACCATGCTATTCCCTAATTGATTATATTGTGTTAGAATGATGCAAACCGTGAGATAGCACCTATGAGAAATGGTACCATCTCCttcaatacatacatacatgactACTACAAGTCAATAAAGGTAGTGGAGCAATTTttattagtgtattattatGCTTATCCATTGATGATAATCATTCATGAGTGAGCTTTGCTCCTGTACTCATCAACACATCTagaaacacagctgatgctccagAAGGTAGTCACCCTAAACAtagtggtaaaaaaaaagtgcGCACTTACGGTAACTACTAGGTCCTTCATAATGCATTTCAGAGTAACTAGCTAGCAGCAGCAGCTTATCGCTGGTATGCAACTTTTGACTGCAAAACAGGTATGAACTGCAAGGAAGGTCATAGGGAAAACTCAGACTGGATTTTCAGTGATGTAGGAGTTTCTAGGGGGGCTTAAGAATATTTAAGGGGAGCTAAAGcccaattattttaagtgatacgtTTTTTTTGTCAGACTTAGACAGCAGTGTTGAAATTCTGATATTATTCAAATGAAATCAATTCAAAAAGGTtaatttacatcaaggatgtccAAACTTCAGCTTCAATACGAGATGAAGCTAGTGCTAGTGGTTTAAAGAGTGCCTCTCCATTTGATCAGGGGTCAAAACTAGCCATCTGGattgcaatttttttatttttatttttaggttGGACATTTTATCATAGTTCTGCAAAGTTTTAGTGTGAATGAGTATATTTTTTGCAATATCTGCctatgaattattttcaaaaacttatttttcacacatttctgcatttTAGCGCTTCCACGTAcgttgtcacaaaaaaaaaaaaaaaagatctagcactagtttaaaagtaattttattCCCATATGAACAGGCATTCCCCTCGCTTTATCCACAATTTAGTccattaaattacattttaaaattcattAAGAAAGTCCAACTCCAAGcctgttaagaaaaaaacatttgcaatctttttgggaaaaaaaaaagggctaaaGAAAATGGTGCAAAAAAAATTTGCCCTCAAAGTACACAAAGAGCCATTACAGCAATTCCCACATGTCGCAGGCCTCCTCGCTCTCCATTCGCCGCATACGTCGCTGGAATATGCTGCTGGAAAATGCTGTGGCGCAGCTTGCTTTTGGGGAGGCAGACGGCGACGCGGACTGGGAGTCTAACATGGGCGAGGCCGGGCCTTCACTCCCCAGGCTGGGCGAGGTGCTTTTCACCGCGTCGGGCAGGACGTGGCGGAAGCGGCACCACGTGCCGTATGGGCAAAAGCCAAAAGAGCTAAAAGTGTAGCATAAGGCGCTCTGAGGCTTCCCGGCCTCCTTGGGGGCGCCCTCGACATGCAAGAAGTGGCAGTGCGCCCCGTAAGGGCAGATGCCAAATTTACTAAAAGTGCGGCAGGGCACGTTGGCGTGGCGGAAATCGTCGCGTTGCGCCGGCCGACGCTCCGCGGCGCCGTGGACAAAGCAGCAGCGGCTGCCGTAATGGCAGCGGCCCAGCCCGTGGTAGCTGCGGCACGGTTTGGTCTTGTACTTTGGGTGGCGGAAGGGTACGTGAAGGTCACACAGGCCGTGGGCGAAAGTGCAGCGCTCGGCGTAGCGGCATGAGCCCGTGGAGGCGTAGCTCATGCACAGCTCCGTCTTGTAGCGGGTGGAGCACGCCCACTGAATTGTGCCAAATGGGGGATCCGACACGGGAAGTAAGGCCTTGACCAGGGAAAATCCCGCACCGCCTCTGCCGGGCCCGTCACCGGAAAGCAGGTCGTCTACCAGTTCCTGATCATTCCAAGAGGGAAGACTTAGCGATTCGCCGCTAGCCtgccaaagacaaaaaaaaaaaaaaaaaaatcttaatgtatatggcggaaaaccgaGGCAAGGCTGAAAAGGCAAAGCCATGCAAATCTGAGTTTGCATAGCTTGGTAGCATGTCGGCCATGAATGAACGTGTGAGACGCTGTCACCAAGGTGAATTTTGGgagacaagaaacaacaagctggcggatcgtaagtccatataaCAAACTAACGACAACGGCATCATTAAGTTTTCTTTCACGTACTTAACTCCGGTGACACGACATTTATTCATCTGCTCCCCTGCTAGATTTAACTAATTTAGCTAACACAACTACCCGTACTTTGAAGACCCTGAGGACAACagtaataaaaaacatttatacaaTTTGGTGCGCATCAGAAAGTATGTGGTGCACATTAGAAATAATTTGGTGGCCACCAGATAGCATGTGGTGCGCACtggaaacaatctggtgtgcaccagattgttggTGGCGtggtgcacacaaaaaaaaaaaaaacaatcgcactagaaacaatctggtgcccaACAgacagtatgtggtgcgcactaggaacaatctggtgtgcaccagatagtatgtggtgcacacaataaatattctggTGGCCACCTGATAGTATCTGGTGTGCAACAGacagtatgtggtgcacactagaaacaatctggtgcgcacaagaCAGTATGTGGTACGCAAAATAAATAATCTGGTGGCCACCAGATAGTATCTGGTGTGCATCAGATCATATGTGGTGCGCACAGAAACTAGCTGGTAATTAACACGTTGAAGcggtcatatcaagagtcatgcaaggttattgttaaatctatgacaacaaattgcaacgagTGCTCGCTCAATGTTGGGCAAACATAATCCATTCTCTGATGGAGAGATAATAAAAGAGCGAATGATTGAAGTGATGACAGCAATGTTCAAAGGGAAAGAAATGACAAGAAAAATCAAATCTAtcagattcatcaaccacaagacgcaGTGAACTTCTCTCactgagcagtgttttacagttaaaagTTACTTTCAATAATTGTTATGATTGCACtttaaatggacccatgcttgtatggcaaaaaaataattgtggacccCTGGAATAGAGAAATACTGTATCATCATGTGAAGTGGCAGTGACATTCACAACAAATTCAGTGTTCATCCACCAGAtggcatcagagaagcagacaaAGCGTAACAGCAGGAGCCGCAATGTTGAAACTTTTAATCATTCCAGACAATTTAACATCTTACTTTATGAACTTCTTAAAACAGATTCGTGTTTTGAATGACTTACTTTTATCATGGCCGCGCACGCAGTTGCTCAGCTCCTTGTGGATGAGAACTGGAAATTATTGAGtttatgaaacaaaaaaaagattaaaaaaaaaacaggggttATTTACAAGGGAGGACGGGCATTAATCTCCTGCACTTCTCAAACAAATAGTGCAAATGCTCGTCTTTAAAAAGCCAAGCGAAGGGTCCAAATCGAAATCAGGTGCGCGCGAGGTCACGTGGCAGGAGCAGACCAACGAGGTGTGTCGTTTGTGTCATGTGGTACACCTGAGGAAAATTTGGCATCTCACAAGTGCTGTTATCTAATCTGCCATTGTTTTAATCATCAAGTTTTTCCTGTGCGTTAGTGTTTTATGGACGCTGAAACAGCTGGGCGGATTATGAGAAAATGTAACAGTTCTACTTTATGTGTCTAGTACTGTTCttttgctgcattcgaggaaaatGGGAAATCTGAGTTTTCCAACCTCCACCAGGAAAAATGTCATTTGGAACGCAACTCAAACTTGAAGGTGCTCGTCGCAAAgtcagcccaaaaaaaaaaccaaaaccccGACTTTAtgagttgtttcaatctgatgTCACTTGACAAAATGGCGCTGCTTGTCTAAAATCAGACCGTATCTTTATTTAATAATCAATTTATTTAGTTAACACAACACCCGTACTTCGGAGACCCTAAAGggccatcgacagaaataaaatacatttaaacaatttggtgcgcactagaaactatctggtgttcACCAGACTGTTTCTAGGGCGCACTATAAACGgtctggtgttcttcagattggTTCTGGTACGCACTAGAAGCAATCTGGTGCTCACcatatagtatgtggtgcgcatcgGAAGCAATCTGGTGGGGACTAGAATTTATCTGATGcgaaccacatactatctggtgcgtgcCAGATAGTGTGTGGTGTGCTCTAGGCACTATCTAGTGCACATCAGATAGAATGTGGTGTGCATCGGAAGCAATCTGGTGGGCACTAGAAATTATCGGGTGCGCACcttatactatctggtgcgtgcCAGATAGTGCGAGGAGCGTACCACACTATCTGGTGAGCACCAGAACCAATCTGGTGAACACCAGATTCTAGTGTGCTGGTGTTCACCAGATTGGTTCTCATACCAGCACTCTAGAAACTGGTGTTCACCAGATtggttctggtgcgcaccagaagcaatctgatgcgcaccagatagtatgtggtgcacactagaagcAATCTGATTCGCACTAGAAACTACCTGGTGGCACTATAAACTATTTGGTGCCATctggaaacaatctggtgcacaccaaatAGTTTCTATTGTGCACCAGATGATGTGGTGTACACTAGGAACTATTTGGTGCGCACCAAATAGAATGTGGGGGCGCACTAGAAACCATCTGGTGTTCACTAGATTGGttctggtgcacactagaagAAATGAGATGTGCACCAGATAGCATGTGGTGTGCAGTAGAAACGATTTGGTGCTAACCAGACACAATCTGGTGGCTCGAGAAACTAGCTGGTGCACATCAGATAGTATgccgtgcgcactagaaactgtcTGGTGCGTacgagatagtatgtggtgcacactagaagcAATCTGATTTGCACTAGAAACGATTTGGTGCCAActggaaacaatctggtgcgcaccgaaTAGttcctagtgcgcaccagatcgtATGTGGTGTACACTAGGAACTATTTGGTGCGCACCAAATAGAATGTGGGGCGCACTAGGAACCATCTGGTGTTCACCAGATTGGttctggtgcacactagaagAAATCGGATGCGCACCAGATatcatgtggtgcgcactagaaacgatTTGGTGCTAACCAgacacaatctggtgcgcactagaaactatctggtggctCAAGAAACTACCTGGTGCACCCCAGATAGTATGCCGTGCGCACTTGGAACTAtttggtgcacactagaaactataTGGTGCGCatgagatagtatgtggtgcgcacgagatagtatgtggtgcgcaccacatactatttgtgtgcaCCAGATCGTTTCTAGTGCGAAACACATGCTATCTGGTGCGCATTGGATTGCTTctagtgcgcactagaaactctgTTGGCACCAGAAACTATTTGGTGctaaccagaaacaatctggtgcacaccaatagtatgtggtgcacactagaaacaatctggtgcgcaccagataaaaTGTGGTGCGGAACAAATAGTTCCTAGTGCGCACCGCATACTATTTGGTGCACCAGATTGTGTCTGGTTAGCACCAAATCGTTTCTAGTGTGCAACAGATTGCTTTTGTTACCCCCATTGGCTGTGACAAGTGGAAATTACAAACTGCTCAGGACCAATTTTAACATGTGGCGTTTATTACCGCGAACACACCACGTCTGGCTGCCTCGAAcgtcgccacacacacacattccagCGCTTGCTTCCTTATCCCCCCGCTTGCGCACACATAGCCTGTCTGTTCCAAGGTAGCACTCGCAACGCTTCATAGAGTCAACTCAAATcctcttacacacaatgagttgccacagcaactgtttaacaagtttaacaagagggagggagggagcgagagtgagactatgcGACCGGATCAGCTCATctgtacttttgttttttaaattgaaataaaatccgtgatggactgagggcgcgaagtttaaaGTACTAAGTAATTACTAAGTAATTACTAAGTAACAAACCTGAGCAACGCCGGGCCATACTGCTAGTCTAATCTAAGAAAAGAAAACCTCCAATTGCttgaccacaaaaaaaaaactttatttcttttcttaTCAAGAGACATTACAGGATACAGAGGAGCTGGAATTGAATGAAAAAATTGTCGCCTATGTCTTTTGctgcccattaaaaaaaaagtcagaaccCACCCCCGTTTTTGTTACATTTCAATGCCATCACAGCCATATTGGAGCTCAGTGATGTGCTTCACatttgcggaaaaaaaaaatcaaatgtttcCAATAACCCAGTTTGATTTTACAGACTATTTGCTCCACTCACTCATTATTTTTCACCCAATATAACCCCACATTGGGTCCAAAactgcttgaaaaaaaaaatcctcgcgACCCTCAAGTGCTGTGGAATTCCAGAATTATTATCATACAATTAAGCCTTTCATCAAAAAAGTTGTGTGTGCGTATTTAGGGGACGCTTTAAAATAAAGTGATTGAAAGTCGAGGGCGCGGACCAATTTTGTGGCGCCGCTACTGGTTCAACGAGAACAAAACCAGCCTTagtagattttacattggacaaATATTTGGCTTTCGGGGGATTTTTGAGGTTCGTTTCA
This sequence is a window from Corythoichthys intestinalis isolate RoL2023-P3 chromosome 13, ASM3026506v1, whole genome shotgun sequence. Protein-coding genes within it:
- the cth1 gene encoding cysteine three histidine 1; its protein translation is MIKASGESLSLPSWNDQELVDDLLSGDGPGRGGAGFSLVKALLPVSDPPFGTIQWACSTRYKTELCMSYASTGSCRYAERCTFAHGLCDLHVPFRHPKYKTKPCRSYHGLGRCHYGSRCCFVHGAAERRPAQRDDFRHANVPCRTFSKFGICPYGAHCHFLHVEGAPKEAGKPQSALCYTFSSFGFCPYGTWCRFRHVLPDAVKSTSPSLGSEGPASPMLDSQSASPSASPKASCATAFSSSIFQRRMRRMESEEACDMWELL